The Diospyros lotus cultivar Yz01 chromosome 15, ASM1463336v1, whole genome shotgun sequence genome has a window encoding:
- the LOC127792049 gene encoding uncharacterized protein LOC127792049: protein MTYGNQTPNLQRMARRILSLTSSSSGCERNWSTFEGIHTKKRNRLDVNRLNNLVFVQFNAKLMNKQKREKERNVDVLLASDASNAQGWIVDGEDDEEIEPGMGLTWEMVGEASGADDMLQPRRSSRMRELHEDDFQSEEEDEQEHHEFDFESDEDHVLEEYGEEEEEIH, encoded by the exons atgacttatggaaatcaaacaccaaacttgcaacgaatggcgagAAGGATCCTCTCGTTAACTAGTAGTTCatccggttgtgaaagaaattggagtacttttgaaggg atacatacgaagaaaagaaatagactagatgttaatcgattgaacaatctagtctttgtccaatttaatgcaaaactgatgaacaagcaaaaaagggagaaggagaggaatgttgatgtgctacttgctagtgatgctagtaatgcacaaggatggatcgttgatggagaagatgatgaagaaattgagcCTGGTATGGGGCTCACTTGGGAAATGGTTGGTGAAGCTTCTGGAGCAGACGACATGCTTCAacctcgaagaagttctaggatgagagaacttcatgaagatgattttcaatcagaagaagaagatgaacaagagcatcatgaatttgattttgagtctgatgaagatcatgtgctagaagaatatggagaggaagaagaagaaatccactAA